One window of Sphingobium sp. HWE2-09 genomic DNA carries:
- a CDS encoding FAD-binding oxidoreductase — translation MASTLPPATIAAFAAIVGKDHVFFEEADQASYQDKFAIDDARHHPAGAVAPATVEEIQAIVRIAAERSVALWPISRGKNLGYGGSAPLLSGSVVLDLSRMKKIDYDEVNGTVLLEPGVGFYDLYDFLKSKGMKHWLSVPGNSWGSVVGNALDRGVGYTPYGEHATRICGVEAVMADGLVVRTGMGALDGAPTWQLYRFGFGPGWDQMFVQSNFGIVTKMGLWLMPAPESLMGMDLEFDRPEDLGPLIDAIGPLRREGLLQQSPTIGNWLRAAAVVTTRDQWTDKPGALPDDVIAAIRKKFNVGWWGVSLRLYGRDSVNKAAYAILEQEMGKLKPLSLRPTVWKTGEPLEATGWTGTPLTMPMQNANWHGGRGGHIGFSPILPQSGAAAQAQFQRTYARYKEYGMDYQASFAFGERHLINVNAVLINKDDPDLMDRVDPFLKHLIADAKSQGYGEYRTHLDYMDAVAGTYDYNKGALATLNRKVKDALDPKGVIAPGKSGIWPSARMGGKG, via the coding sequence ATGGCCTCCACTCTTCCCCCCGCCACCATTGCCGCCTTTGCGGCGATCGTCGGCAAGGATCATGTCTTCTTCGAAGAAGCCGACCAGGCCAGCTATCAGGACAAGTTCGCGATAGACGATGCGCGCCATCATCCTGCAGGCGCCGTCGCGCCGGCCACGGTCGAGGAAATCCAGGCGATCGTCCGCATCGCCGCCGAACGAAGCGTGGCGCTATGGCCGATCAGCCGGGGCAAGAATCTGGGGTATGGCGGCTCCGCGCCGTTGCTGTCGGGATCGGTCGTCTTGGACCTCAGCCGCATGAAGAAGATCGACTATGATGAGGTGAACGGCACGGTGCTGCTGGAGCCGGGGGTGGGCTTTTACGACCTGTATGATTTCCTGAAGTCGAAGGGCATGAAGCACTGGCTGTCGGTGCCAGGCAACAGTTGGGGGTCGGTGGTCGGTAACGCCCTGGACCGCGGCGTGGGCTATACCCCCTATGGCGAACATGCGACGCGCATCTGCGGCGTGGAAGCCGTGATGGCCGATGGGTTGGTCGTGCGCACCGGCATGGGCGCGCTGGATGGCGCGCCGACATGGCAGCTCTATCGGTTCGGCTTTGGTCCCGGCTGGGATCAGATGTTCGTCCAGTCTAATTTCGGCATCGTTACCAAGATGGGCCTGTGGCTGATGCCGGCGCCTGAATCGCTGATGGGCATGGACCTAGAGTTCGACCGGCCGGAGGATTTGGGGCCGCTGATCGACGCGATCGGACCGCTGCGGCGTGAAGGGTTGTTGCAGCAATCGCCGACCATCGGCAACTGGCTGCGCGCCGCCGCCGTCGTCACGACCCGCGACCAGTGGACCGACAAGCCCGGTGCGTTGCCCGACGATGTGATCGCGGCGATCCGCAAGAAATTCAACGTCGGCTGGTGGGGCGTCAGCCTGCGCCTCTATGGCCGGGACTCGGTCAACAAGGCCGCCTATGCGATATTGGAACAGGAGATGGGCAAGCTCAAACCCCTGTCGCTGCGGCCCACCGTCTGGAAGACGGGCGAACCGCTGGAGGCGACCGGCTGGACCGGCACGCCGCTCACCATGCCGATGCAGAACGCCAACTGGCACGGTGGACGGGGTGGTCATATCGGCTTTTCCCCGATCCTGCCGCAATCGGGCGCAGCGGCCCAAGCTCAGTTCCAGCGCACCTATGCCCGCTACAAGGAATATGGAATGGATTATCAGGCCAGCTTCGCCTTTGGCGAACGCCATCTGATCAACGTCAACGCCGTGCTGATCAACAAGGATGATCCCGATCTCATGGACCGGGTCGACCCCTTCCTCAAACATCTGATCGCGGATGCCAAGAGCCAGGGTTATGGCGAATATCGCACCCATCTCGACTATATGGACGCGGTCGCAGGCACCTATGACTATAACAAAGGGGCGCTCGCAACCTTGAACCGCAAGGTGAAGGATGCGCTTGATCCCAAGGGCGTGATCGCGCCCGGCAAGAGCGGTATCTGGCCCAGCGCCCGGATGGGAGGGAAAGGCTGA
- a CDS encoding c-type cytochrome translates to MRRPTIALAAAMLVLAGAACGRASESPTQAPKGPPPLPAPETLSSRPAAGPGEKLYLAKCAMCHGPGGMGTGLLARRTEQPLLEKRTDLTVDYVVQAARMGIGNMPAIPRGEVSDAELQLIAEHLAKGAKP, encoded by the coding sequence ATGCGTCGTCCGACGATCGCGCTCGCCGCCGCTATGCTGGTCCTGGCGGGTGCCGCCTGCGGCCGGGCGAGCGAATCGCCGACGCAAGCACCGAAGGGACCGCCACCCTTACCCGCGCCGGAAACGCTGTCGTCTCGTCCGGCTGCCGGACCGGGCGAGAAATTGTATCTTGCAAAATGCGCGATGTGCCATGGTCCTGGGGGGATGGGAACAGGGCTGCTGGCGCGGCGGACCGAGCAGCCATTGCTGGAGAAGCGCACCGACCTGACCGTCGACTATGTCGTGCAGGCCGCGCGCATGGGCATAGGCAATATGCCCGCCATACCGCGCGGCGAAGTCAGCGATGCCGAACTGCAATTGATTGCGGAGCATCTGGCTAAAGGAGCCAAGCCATGA